agtaattattaaatatttttaagcttaattataaattaaaaagcgAACTAAGTTcttagcaacaaaaaaatcgatgaaactataattttataaaatttgccgaagattaagtttttttttgtttttcagtttttttttatgaattttcgaTTTAACtttatacaaataaacaaaaacagttatgtaattattgtttttagtttcacatgtagctttttaaatgtcTTGCTGGTTTCGTGTCAAACGATTTCGTTAAGAAACTTATTTCAGCTAAGACTATTGGTGTTTGTATCCAGTGATAGAAATTGGTCCTTTTTGCTTAAGTATTCATTGTAACGGGTAAAGGCGTAGctgaaaagaaagaaacaaataaaaattgttttattatcacatttttgatatatatattttatggcTTTATACTTATTTGAGCTTTATACTTACTCGACAAAATCAAAGTCAATTGTTGAATATTCCGCCTGAATAAGTGCCCATATCGTCCAAAAGAAGTGTGCTGCCAATGCAAATTGATTCACTTGCACATACAATGTTTCGACTTGTTCATCTGAAACTTGGCTGGTTCCTAAATATGACTCCAAATAAGTACGCAACCAATTAAGTTGAAATTCCTTGGATGGATAACGCTTATAATCAACTTCATCTACGCCAGCAAATTCAGCAAAATGATTGCCAATATCAAATGCTTGGAAATTATAGTCAGCATATTCGTAATCGATTAAGGTTATCTGTGACAGGGATTCTGTGTAGATAACATTGCCCAGCAATAAATCATTGTGTGCAAACACAAGCGGACTATTTAGTGATTTAAGTTTCTTGTAAAGCATTTCAAACTCGTTGCGGATCTTCGAAATTGGTAGAAAAGTTTTTTCTAACCTAGAATGAGTAAGGAAAATTAGTATATGAGATGGTTCACTATAGGGTTAGTTGGgttgattatattttttgtttaattatttttttttttagacagaaAATGGCAAATTACAATAGAGTTGGTATACAACAACTGAGTGCAACAACAGAACCAGATCACACTATACCAAGGAGAAGAAGATGACGATTTTTTGAAATCTTATGTCCTTCTTATGTCCTGTGAATATAGCAATTTGTGTTGAAATGTTATTGGATGTTTGTGTCAAATTACCTGCTGTGCTTGTCTGCATCTGAAAAACGTTCGGGCACTAGATCGAAGAAGCTTTGAACTTTTTTCCAAAGCATTGATTCGCGTGTGGATGATGGTATCGTCAAACCGTTGTCTTGGGATACTTTATGCATGTCTGCCATACGGCATGCAACAAGTTTCCATATTTCAGGTTTTGTCACGCTTTCTGGATTGAGTGTTACTCCGGGTACATATTCGTAGGCGAGGCCATTTTTAAATGTAGCAAATAGTGAGGGGGCGAATCCGTACGAATGAAgtagcttaatgttgcgggttTCAGCTTTGCGATCGATAAGTAGGTCGGTTTTGTTGCCGTAAACTCGGACGAGCACCACATTTTTGGAATAGTCGGTAGCACCATTTTGAGAAGTATTATTGTCATCTTGTGGAGTTTTGTTAAAGCAACCCACTAGTTTGTTTGTAATGCCATCAGTAAAAATCTAGAaataagcaaaagaaaaaaaattgggtttatataaaaaataatctaaTTATTAttcgataaaataaataattttttggagcgTTGAGCAAATGAGGAACCAAGACAAAGTGACTTACAATTCTTAATATTTCTTTGTCCGTGTAAACTATTTTCAAGAATTAAGGggacctacaattttttttgactttaaaagaCTAAGGTTTTTATGCGATTTTTTCATGAGAATTATACTCTTGAAAGATTTGTCAATTCCCCGATGGCTCAGAagccctgaaaaaaatttctacataGTGGAGGCTGGATTTGAACAAAGAACAtctgaaattggtatcaaatgaagtATAACGATAGGATACAATTAACGAAAAGcactttgtatgttttttttttaatttttttattttagaagaaAGTTTCGATAGGTATTATTTTTCTACTTAAAGTTAACACACTAAGGTATGCGATCGACAAACGTTAAATGGTTCTCTGTGCCCGATTTTCccctaataaataataattgtgtgtgtgtgtatgtactttttgtgaaattttttctttatcataaattgcaattttttttatatttcgtcGAAGACAATTTTGTCACATTTTTATTCTTGATAAGCGTGGAagataaaaaatcaataagaCATCAATATTACtatctatttcttaaaattaattgaaaatgtttaatttttaatggacgacttttttttgtatcgaccTTGATTTTTCTATAGAAACAACAAccaagattaaacaaaaaaaaaaatcttacttaaacTTTTCCCATCACAAAATAAATACACGATCTTTCTGTCTATTACACAAACAATTTAAATGTCATAACAACTCTGTTTGTAGTTAGATGCTATTCAATAACAAGTAAATATTACGCAAACACTTTCATTTAGAAGCCTgtctgtagtttttttttatacaagttTTAAATTAGAACACTTTTCTATCAATTACCTTTGAATGAATATGCTTCGTTAATAATTTTGTAAGCTATTAAGTAATTATTGATATATAGAATTGACTATACCTTACCTACAGTAATTAACTGATGGctataagttgttttttttattagttcagCTTAAAAGAGCGTGAGTCGTTAttcgaattttgttttagaGGATTAGTATCTGTTTCTAATTTAGGATACAAAAAATGATACGTATAAGCCACAGTACCCTATATTTTacatttaagtttatttaattgaattctTTAGATTCAAAGGATTTAAATTATCTCGGCTTACgcattttcttttgatgtagattttgaaaatgcttcttctttgtttaaaataattttgtttgtagttTTAATTATCATTTACTATAACAGGCATAGGAATTCATCCCCTAAGCTACAGATGTATTGCCACAAAATATAAAAGTCATGTGCGTTATAATCGTGTCAAATTAGTTATCATAATGGTGAGATAACCAACCAtttctataataatttttttgaagtaatttgAATATATACACATTATACAAGTCAGTTTCTTTGTtcaagggtattttttttttttctaatatttatgcAGTTAATTGccatataaataaaatacacgattAAAGTCTAGAGCATTACTACTCAAATACaccaacaattttgaaatatttttcttcttttctttctaAACGAGTAATGCTTAAAATTGCGACTTATTGCAACAAAATTAATCATTAACAACTGAAATGTGCGGTTGAGAAATTACAGCACTGGGTCGCTTCTAAATACAATGTAAAATAGATAGGATCGTTAAAACTGagtacttaaacaaaaaattaaaaaaaaacaaatgtaaatATGTTGTTTGAGTGACTAAAACACGTTCTTAACGACATGAGGTCTCAAAACAAGATATACATTCTGATTTCTCctataataaaaattcaaaaccgtTGGAtcagtttttacaaaattaacttaaaaaaatgttattttatttaaatccaaatatttttccaaatttttttttcgagccATTCTAAGGCAACGCaaatgtttttaacaaaaaacgtTAAAATCAGTTTTGTCGCTTATAatgaaaaacggttttcaaCAAAAGATAAATCGTTGGAGATGttcgtaaaaattaaatatttaaatctcAACTCTTAAAAGTTTTAACCGTCTTCTAAACAACAActtttaaagtgattttaaaTCTTAAAGGCATTAAATAATTGAAGGGTCCGAAGAAAAACAGCActagtccattccaactcatttcagcaaggcttaaatttgttttataaaagtaaagaTGCCATCAGACagtgctcagtaaatactacaagaccacatcattagtttttttttgacaaaaagtggacatgtgccgtttttcccctaaaaaaaaaaactaaaatacaaagtaaaatttcattattataaaacttcAGACAACAAAATTATTGTTGACCAGTTTTATTCATAACAATGCAATGGAAACAAAAGCTATGTGCTGCATTTCCGCTGGAAAGTTTCTAAATAACCTTTAACTAAAGCTGTTCACTAATTATCTTATCTAGCACTGATATTATTTCGCTCCtacttacatacatatgtatatgttaAAAGTGGGTCAAACTTATAatctcgagttttttttttactattgtttcaaaaaaaattgttacaactgtattttgtattaatttcttGTTGCGTTAAACTAAAATTCTTCCAggctaaaaaaactttattccgATTTCAGAGCTTTGTATTGGCTTTTATTGCCAGTGTCTTTCGATGCGATAAAAGTCGATCTAATCGATAAATATCTGTTTTGGTATTGTGTATCTCTTTCGACAAAAATATTCGCTATTTTGAACGATGAACTTGATTTGAGACGATAGCaaaattgtaaacgaaaaagatcaaacgataaaacgaaaaatttcgttcacaACAGAATTTCACAACACCAAAATTCATTTTCGATGATCgattttcgacaaaagtcgtctatcGATAGACAAACGAAACACGCAATAAGGGCCATTGTGTtttttggtaactcagtactttgctttttaaatttttgcacggaaacaacaacaaatgaatgctaaggataaacaaaagttttttccttgttggtttacagagaaataTTCTTTCTAAACCTATACATTTTGTAggatcattaataaataaataaaaccttTTATGAGGAAGGCTTTGTTCTTTTATACATCTTTCAATAAGATACTAGTTTTCAAATAACACAATTTTCAGTTCGTATGAAGCATGGATTCAAAAGTCTTTGTGAACAAAGGccttgcaataaaattttgtattggaaatTGAAGATTGAAATATCTATCGTTTTTCGAATGATCGaactaattgtttttttttcagaattttttcattgcattattAGTAATTACTTACTAAagaagcattttaaaaaaatcagaaaatgaaaGTCTGTTCGAAAATATcagtaaattttcaaatttaattattgcattttttattaGAAACATTTTTCACAAATCAAAAACATAGAAAGGAGAAATCTTTTATCTACCttaaaacctaaaaataaaaaaatcactaaaagtaTCTTTCAAAGTAATTAACTGATAAGATACAAAAATGtctgtttgtatattttatacTGTCTGTATTTTAAGcatttcaataaaacaattCTTTGTTCTAGCAAAgtgatgtttattttatttatgtattaaaaaataaatcacacgtttttaaattatctcatttggagtACAAAACATTTTATAGCTTGTCGGAGATCTATTTCGAAGTTATTTTACCGAGATAGAAATATATCTTTTACTGATTCCagcttttattttagtttttaatttatagatgtgtccaatttcaaataaaataagaattttgttATGCCCCAACAACACTACACTTGTACCATAatctaagtattttttt
This DNA window, taken from Episyrphus balteatus chromosome 2, idEpiBalt1.1, whole genome shotgun sequence, encodes the following:
- the LOC129909884 gene encoding ethanolamine kinase encodes the protein MGTEGCCQQQTDSETTSKLVLEAGHNSNDRCCKNNGSRETAETEVPFIPLTVDENDVISGAKEILKVIRSHWDLSTAEFKIFTDGITNKLVGCFNKTPQDDNNTSQNGATDYSKNVVLVRVYGNKTDLLIDRKAETRNIKLLHSYGFAPSLFATFKNGLAYEYVPGVTLNPESVTKPEIWKLVACRMADMHKVSQDNGLTIPSSTRESMLWKKVQSFFDLVPERFSDADKHSRLEKTFLPISKIRNEFEMLYKKLKSLNSPLVFAHNDLLLGNVIYTESLSQITLIDYEYADYNFQAFDIGNHFAEFAGVDEVDYKRYPSKEFQLNWLRTYLESYLGTSQVSDEQVETLYVQVNQFALAAHFFWTIWALIQAEYSTIDFDFVDYAFTRYNEYLSKKDQFLSLDTNTNSLS